In the genome of Ignavibacteriales bacterium, one region contains:
- a CDS encoding PIN domain-containing protein: MSKLLLDTNVLIYSIDEDSKYFRQAQNIFSEEHELFTTSKNISEFLSVITRIPNPLSLSDALLLFDDFARVMTILYPDGESSKIFKELLSKYQPKGLQIHDYEIISIGLSHQINTIATFNEKDFNDVTEIKLHIL; the protein is encoded by the coding sequence ATGAGTAAACTTTTACTCGATACGAATGTTCTTATTTACTCTATTGATGAGGATTCAAAATATTTCAGACAAGCACAAAATATCTTTTCAGAAGAACACGAACTTTTTACTACATCAAAAAACATATCCGAATTCCTTTCGGTAATAACAAGAATACCAAATCCATTGTCGTTAAGTGATGCCCTATTGTTATTCGATGACTTTGCTAGGGTTATGACAATTTTATATCCAGATGGAGAATCATCTAAAATTTTCAAAGAATTGTTAAGTAAATATCAGCCTAAAGGTTTACAAATACACGATTATGAAATTATAAGCATTGGATTATCACATCAAATCAATACAATAGCAACATTTAATGAAAAAGATTTTAATGATGTTACTGAGATAAAATTACATATTCTTTAA
- a CDS encoding S46 family peptidase, with protein sequence MKLFARLSLIPGIFLLLILTSGCGSTQNVQTTSSPSNVYEGVLLDTVKAQRFDTGKMWTFDFPPLDYFEQTYNFRPTQEWLDDVRMSAVKFGTWCSGSFVSEDGLIMTNNHCSDFLLQQLQKQGEDLLATGFYAETLEDERKHPTLHVDQLISIQDVTDEIQSAINKGTTDEEKTKFKAEKIKALQEQNSAKTGLVYNVVTLYNGGKYSLYGYKRYKDIRLVLIPESALGLYGGDPDNYTYPRYSLDCTFWRAYDEDGKPVKVKNYFKWSPNGAQEDEPIFVIGNPGNTNKLKSVAQLEYMRDYTYRVNAFLMQQYQKNYEELIAEFPEKRSQYIGTLNNIANSNKRFTGVLRGLRNPIYMARKKDFEKTLREKVMSDPKLAAKYSTVWENLAMNRQELSQYANEYSTLSRNSNVYSAYYKIADELIKLAGELKLPEEQRGSKYKTDSLAVTIENIFPANFDEALQRKVLRAQANLMMMLLGKDNEHVQKLFGGKEGDDAVKHILSLAKIKTRNEVIALANKGSDAILSSDDPFIYFNLKNNERYTQLQGIIKEINTTETVFENQLGQALFEVFGTTIPPDGSFSLRIGDGVLKSYDYNGTVAPVVTTFYGLYDRYYSHKKKYPWDLPERWKNPSEDFDMSTPYNFISTHDIVGGSSGSAVINKNKEVVGLAFDGNIEGNSGYFIYDTVENRMISVASQGMLEVIQDMFKTKRIADELKHSKILK encoded by the coding sequence ATGAAATTATTTGCCAGACTCAGTTTAATTCCGGGTATATTCTTATTACTAATTCTTACTAGCGGATGCGGTTCAACTCAAAATGTACAGACTACTTCCAGTCCTTCAAATGTTTACGAGGGTGTTTTACTTGACACGGTAAAAGCCCAACGGTTTGATACGGGTAAAATGTGGACGTTTGATTTTCCTCCTTTAGATTATTTTGAGCAAACATATAATTTCCGTCCAACACAAGAATGGCTGGATGATGTAAGAATGTCTGCAGTAAAATTTGGCACCTGGTGTTCCGGCTCGTTTGTTTCTGAAGATGGATTGATAATGACCAACAACCACTGCTCAGATTTTTTGTTGCAACAGTTACAAAAGCAAGGTGAAGATTTATTAGCCACTGGTTTTTATGCTGAGACACTGGAAGATGAAAGAAAACACCCGACACTTCATGTCGACCAGCTAATATCAATTCAGGATGTTACTGATGAAATACAATCTGCAATAAACAAAGGAACAACCGACGAAGAGAAAACCAAATTCAAAGCTGAAAAAATAAAAGCGCTACAGGAACAGAACTCAGCAAAAACAGGTCTGGTCTATAATGTGGTAACTTTATATAATGGCGGTAAGTATTCCTTATATGGATATAAAAGATATAAAGACATCAGACTGGTTTTAATACCCGAATCAGCGCTTGGTTTATATGGAGGTGATCCTGATAATTATACTTATCCGCGTTACAGTCTTGATTGTACTTTCTGGCGTGCGTATGATGAAGACGGAAAACCTGTGAAAGTGAAAAACTATTTTAAATGGAGCCCAAACGGCGCACAGGAAGATGAACCAATTTTTGTAATTGGTAACCCCGGCAACACTAATAAACTAAAATCAGTTGCACAGCTTGAGTATATGAGAGATTACACCTACCGTGTAAATGCATTCCTGATGCAGCAGTATCAAAAAAATTATGAAGAATTAATTGCAGAGTTCCCTGAAAAAAGATCACAATACATCGGTACACTTAACAATATTGCAAATAGTAATAAAAGGTTCACAGGTGTTTTACGCGGATTAAGAAACCCGATTTATATGGCAAGGAAAAAGGATTTTGAAAAAACACTAAGAGAAAAAGTGATGTCCGATCCTAAACTTGCAGCAAAATACTCAACCGTTTGGGAAAATCTTGCAATGAACAGGCAGGAACTTAGTCAGTATGCAAATGAATATTCTACTCTTTCAAGAAATTCAAATGTTTATTCAGCTTATTATAAAATAGCTGATGAACTGATTAAACTTGCAGGTGAATTAAAATTGCCTGAAGAACAGCGAGGCTCCAAATATAAAACTGATAGTCTTGCTGTTACAATCGAAAATATCTTCCCTGCTAATTTTGATGAAGCACTTCAAAGAAAAGTGTTACGTGCACAAGCAAACTTAATGATGATGCTACTTGGAAAAGATAATGAACATGTACAGAAGTTATTCGGCGGTAAAGAAGGTGATGATGCTGTAAAACATATTCTTTCACTAGCAAAAATTAAAACCAGAAATGAAGTTATCGCACTAGCAAACAAAGGCTCGGATGCGATCTTAAGTTCTGATGATCCCTTCATTTATTTTAACTTAAAGAATAATGAAAGATATACACAGCTTCAGGGGATTATTAAGGAAATAAATACAACCGAGACTGTTTTTGAAAATCAACTTGGTCAGGCATTGTTTGAAGTTTTCGGGACAACAATTCCGCCTGATGGTTCATTCTCATTAAGAATTGGTGATGGTGTTCTAAAATCTTATGACTACAATGGAACTGTTGCACCTGTTGTCACTACGTTTTATGGATTGTATGACAGATATTATTCTCATAAGAAAAAATATCCCTGGGATCTTCCTGAAAGATGGAAAAATCCCTCAGAAGATTTTGATATGTCAACACCATATAATTTTATAAGTACACATGATATTGTCGGCGGAAGTTCAGGAAGTGCTGTGATCAACAAAAACAAAGAAGTCGTAGGATTAGCTTTTGACGGTAACATTGAAGGCAACTCCGGATATTTTATTTACGACACAGTTGAAAACAGGATGATATCAGTTGCTTCACAGGGAATGCTTGAAGTAATACAGGATATGTTTAAAACAAAAAGAATTGCAGACGAACTAAAGCATTCAAAAATTTTAAAGTGA
- a CDS encoding VWA domain-containing protein, producing MKSVITLVLAVCFSFQLIANHKADLKPAKKNSIQLALLLDTSNSMDGLIDQAKSQLWKIVNELATSKKNGHSTDLYVALYEYGKDAIPSNEGHLRNIVPFTQDLDKISEELFKLKTNGGDEYCGRVIMNAVNNLQWNKSNDDLKIIFIAGNEPFTQGNVDYKEACKKAIKNGIVVNTIFCGGYQEGIQTMWKDGADLTDGKYMHIDHNAEMVYIQAPQDDEIIKLGQELNKTYIAFGKKGDEYKNRQAEQDANSMGVSSEVMVNRSVTKSGVQYNNSAWDLVDKKKEGTLKVEELKDEELPDEMKKMSVKERKEYIDKMEKERERIQSKINQLNDERSKYVAQKMLENKNDNTLDAVMIKTIREQAKQKNFSFSK from the coding sequence ATGAAATCGGTGATAACGTTAGTTTTAGCTGTCTGCTTTTCTTTTCAATTGATTGCAAATCATAAAGCAGATTTAAAACCCGCTAAGAAAAATTCAATTCAACTTGCACTCCTTTTAGATACAAGCAATAGTATGGATGGACTTATCGACCAGGCAAAAAGCCAGTTATGGAAAATTGTTAATGAACTAGCTACCTCTAAAAAGAACGGGCATTCAACCGATTTATATGTCGCTCTATATGAATATGGTAAAGACGCAATTCCATCAAACGAAGGTCACTTGAGAAATATCGTCCCATTTACTCAGGATCTTGATAAAATTTCAGAAGAACTATTCAAGCTTAAAACAAACGGCGGCGACGAGTATTGCGGAAGAGTTATTATGAATGCGGTAAATAATCTTCAGTGGAATAAATCGAATGATGACCTCAAAATAATTTTCATAGCGGGCAATGAACCGTTCACACAAGGTAATGTTGATTATAAAGAAGCCTGTAAAAAGGCAATCAAGAACGGAATAGTTGTGAACACGATCTTTTGCGGTGGTTACCAGGAAGGCATTCAAACTATGTGGAAGGATGGAGCCGATCTGACTGATGGAAAATATATGCACATCGATCACAATGCTGAAATGGTTTACATACAAGCTCCGCAGGATGATGAAATAATAAAACTCGGACAGGAACTGAATAAAACATATATCGCTTTCGGGAAGAAAGGTGATGAATACAAGAATCGGCAGGCTGAACAGGATGCAAACTCGATGGGAGTAAGTTCAGAAGTTATGGTAAATCGTTCGGTTACAAAGTCAGGTGTGCAGTATAATAATTCAGCATGGGATCTGGTTGATAAAAAGAAAGAAGGAACGTTGAAAGTTGAAGAGTTAAAAGACGAAGAACTCCCTGATGAAATGAAAAAGATGAGTGTAAAGGAACGCAAAGAATACATTGATAAAATGGAAAAAGAACGGGAACGTATTCAAAGCAAAATTAATCAGCTAAATGATGAACGAAGTAAATACGTCGCACAAAAAATGCTTGAGAATAAAAATGATAACACACTTGATGCGGTGATGATAAAGACAATACGTGAACAGGCAAAGCAGAAGAATTTTTCATTCAGTAAATAA
- the gldC gene encoding gliding motility protein GldC, with protein MPKTTFINLRIQLDDNRVPEKIEWEAPDSGNESLSECKSLMLSLWDKKDSVTMGIDLWTKEMTVDEMNIHFHQTLIKMADTFQRSTKNTEASDMINDFSRKFAEKLELEKKVNKG; from the coding sequence ATGCCCAAAACAACTTTTATAAATCTGAGAATACAACTTGATGATAACCGCGTGCCTGAAAAAATTGAATGGGAAGCGCCGGACTCCGGCAACGAATCACTGAGCGAATGTAAATCACTGATGCTTTCTTTGTGGGATAAAAAAGATAGTGTGACGATGGGAATTGATCTGTGGACGAAAGAAATGACTGTCGATGAAATGAACATACACTTTCACCAGACATTGATAAAAATGGCTGATACATTCCAGCGCTCAACAAAAAACACTGAAGCCTCAGATATGATTAATGATTTCAGCAGAAAATTTGCTGAGAAGCTTGAGCTTGAGAAGAAGGTGAATAAGGGGTGA
- a CDS encoding VWA domain-containing protein, whose product MKKKNIYSLFFLFAFVFSSQSFADGFIVIPRPNPLPNPFPLEVVYHKVNVDINGQTAVTKIDQSFYNPSHHQLEGFYIFPVPKGAVINNFTMLINGKESKAELLDANKARNIYEDIVRQMRDPALLEYSEQNIFKLRIFPIEPRSEKKISISYTQIVEQDNNLYEYIYPLNTEKFSAKPLKNVSVKVDLKSDEKLKNIYCPTHEVDIVSRSDYRSIITYEGENVKPDIDFKLYFSKNSSQVGLSVLTYKKGRGEGYFFLSASPSVEVDKNQIEEKDLTFIVDVSGSMAGEKLEQAKKALLYCVSNLHEGDRFEIIKFSTEANSLFSKLETANKSNRNEAKEFINDFQAIGGTNIEEAFQLAAKTKTNSNRPHFIIFLSDGKPTIGETEDERLLMKIVKSNSERTRIFTFGIGNEINTHLLDRITEETNAYRTYIGEDEDIEIKVSNFYDKIQSPVLSELKLTFDKSISVSKLYPKNLPDLFKGSNLIVFGRYKGKGNVSVTLSGYVNGKQKEFKTKVSFEDDDEYDFIAPIWASRRIGYLLDLIRLNGESKELVDEVTSLAREFGIITPYTSYLILEDEDRRIRRNELAGDLQTLPPKPELKKDMESDYYRMKEKSGRNSVIVSEEFQGLNSATNYSQTQQGNDRLNYKNSDGSVQNLSQQVRNILGRAVYQSGNYWVDSDLQVKTPQQKKRIQFNSEEYFSLMKKEPETTQFLALGRNVRFNHNNILYEIFE is encoded by the coding sequence ATGAAAAAGAAAAATATTTATTCGCTGTTTTTTTTATTCGCTTTTGTATTCAGCAGCCAAAGTTTTGCGGATGGGTTTATTGTAATCCCAAGACCAAACCCGCTTCCAAATCCTTTCCCGCTTGAAGTGGTTTATCATAAAGTTAATGTTGATATAAACGGACAAACTGCTGTTACAAAGATTGACCAGTCATTTTATAACCCGAGCCATCACCAGCTTGAGGGTTTTTACATTTTTCCTGTTCCTAAAGGTGCTGTGATTAATAATTTCACAATGCTGATAAATGGCAAAGAGTCTAAAGCGGAATTACTCGATGCGAACAAAGCAAGAAATATCTATGAAGACATCGTCAGGCAAATGCGTGACCCGGCTCTATTAGAATATTCTGAACAAAATATTTTTAAGCTGAGAATATTTCCAATAGAACCGCGCAGTGAAAAGAAAATATCGATAAGCTATACACAGATAGTTGAGCAGGATAACAACTTGTATGAATATATCTATCCTCTTAACACAGAAAAGTTTTCAGCTAAGCCTTTAAAAAATGTTTCAGTAAAAGTTGATTTGAAATCAGATGAAAAACTAAAAAACATTTACTGCCCCACACACGAAGTGGATATAGTCAGCAGGAGCGATTACCGTTCAATCATAACTTATGAAGGAGAGAATGTAAAACCCGATATCGATTTCAAATTATACTTCAGCAAAAATTCTTCACAGGTTGGACTTTCGGTTCTTACTTACAAAAAAGGAAGAGGAGAAGGTTATTTCTTTTTAAGCGCTTCGCCGTCTGTTGAGGTTGATAAAAATCAGATTGAAGAAAAAGATTTAACTTTTATAGTGGATGTATCCGGAAGTATGGCTGGTGAAAAACTTGAACAGGCAAAAAAAGCTTTGTTGTACTGTGTAAGCAATCTTCACGAAGGCGACAGGTTTGAGATAATAAAATTTTCAACGGAAGCCAATTCACTTTTTAGTAAACTTGAAACAGCTAACAAAAGTAACAGGAATGAAGCGAAAGAATTCATTAATGATTTTCAGGCTATAGGCGGAACAAATATAGAAGAAGCATTTCAGCTTGCAGCAAAAACGAAAACAAATTCTAACAGACCACACTTCATAATATTTTTATCCGACGGCAAACCCACAATCGGTGAAACAGAAGATGAACGATTATTAATGAAGATCGTAAAATCAAATTCAGAACGCACCCGAATTTTTACGTTCGGAATCGGAAATGAAATCAACACTCATCTGCTCGACAGAATAACCGAAGAAACAAACGCCTACAGAACATATATTGGTGAGGATGAAGATATAGAAATCAAGGTCTCAAATTTTTATGATAAAATTCAGTCGCCCGTTCTCAGTGAATTAAAACTTACTTTTGATAAAAGTATTTCAGTATCGAAACTTTATCCTAAAAACCTGCCTGATCTTTTTAAAGGTTCAAACTTAATTGTATTTGGAAGATATAAGGGCAAAGGAAATGTTAGTGTGACTTTAAGCGGGTATGTGAATGGTAAGCAAAAAGAATTTAAAACCAAAGTTAGTTTTGAAGATGATGACGAATATGATTTCATCGCCCCAATCTGGGCTTCGAGAAGAATTGGATATCTGCTTGATCTAATAAGACTAAATGGTGAAAGCAAAGAACTTGTCGATGAAGTTACTTCGCTTGCACGTGAGTTTGGGATAATAACTCCATACACCAGCTATTTGATTCTTGAAGATGAAGACAGAAGAATACGACGCAATGAACTTGCAGGTGATCTACAAACGCTTCCTCCAAAACCTGAACTAAAGAAAGATATGGAATCCGATTACTACCGTATGAAAGAAAAAAGTGGACGTAACAGCGTAATTGTCAGTGAAGAATTCCAGGGATTGAACAGCGCAACAAACTACTCACAAACCCAGCAGGGTAATGACAGATTGAACTACAAAAACTCAGATGGTTCTGTACAAAATCTTTCACAGCAGGTAAGAAATATTTTGGGAAGAGCAGTTTACCAATCAGGTAATTACTGGGTTGATAGTGATCTACAGGTAAAAACTCCACAGCAAAAGAAAAGAATTCAGTTCAACTCTGAAGAATATTTTTCATTGATGAAGAAAGAACCTGAAACAACTCAATTTTTAGCACTTGGGAGGAATGTAAGGTTCAATCACAATAATATTCTTTACGAAATTTTTGAATAA
- a CDS encoding DUF2911 domain-containing protein, producing the protein MAIICIIFISGVTELTAQNKKVRVSPKASVMQTIGFTDVTVSYSRPGVKGREVWGKLVPYGKVWRAGADEATKITFSTEVMIEGKKLAAGTYSFFAIPGEKEWTLIFNKVADQWGAFEYNEAEDVLRVKVKPVANGFQEWLSYAFLKKSDNSAVLELEWDKLKIPFEIKVNLE; encoded by the coding sequence ATGGCAATCATCTGTATTATATTTATTTCAGGAGTGACGGAACTGACTGCACAAAACAAAAAAGTGAGAGTGAGTCCCAAAGCAAGCGTGATGCAGACTATCGGGTTTACAGATGTAACTGTATCATACAGCAGACCAGGTGTTAAAGGAAGAGAAGTATGGGGAAAGTTAGTCCCCTACGGTAAGGTATGGCGAGCCGGCGCTGATGAAGCGACTAAAATAACATTCAGTACCGAGGTAATGATTGAAGGTAAAAAACTTGCGGCGGGCACTTATAGTTTTTTTGCGATACCCGGTGAAAAAGAATGGACGCTCATCTTTAATAAAGTAGCTGACCAGTGGGGTGCATTTGAATACAACGAAGCCGAAGATGTATTAAGAGTAAAAGTTAAACCAGTTGCAAACGGATTCCAGGAGTGGCTGTCTTATGCATTTCTGAAAAAGAGTGACAACTCAGCCGTGCTTGAACTTGAATGGGATAAATTAAAAATACCTTTTGAGATAAAGGTGAATTTGGAGTGA
- a CDS encoding S46 family peptidase, translated as MKNYQSKFVLRIVSLVTIVLFAVYPINTFGQNDGQSWLNLDTVKAGKFDTGRMWTFEFPPLDYFEDEYNFRPTDEWLDNVRMAALRFANYCSASFISADGLVMTNHHCGRTSITQVNKEGEDLHTNGFIAATLEEERPVPGLYVDQLVLIKDVTEEVHNAIDKGADDAERAANEKSIITEIQNREKDKSGLKISVVKLFNGGKYSLYGYKTYNDVRLVFAPETQLGFFGGDPDNFTYPRYNMDCTFFRVYDEEGKPLKTEHYFKWSPNGAAPGEAVFVVGNPGSTARLNTVAQLEYQRDYQYPATLNLLNDLVAIYSQLMEESPDKKEELQDQVFSFANSQKAYGGILKGLRDPVLMQKKRDFENQFKEAVFNNEELNEKYGMVWENIESTRGEMREISNEYGAINLNKFTSSGYFFTAQSIVDLAEQLMLPEEERSVAYKDGELETTIETMIPEDFDPHLNHLMLVKQIDRMIGLLGMDHPLVEKMTEGRRGKEAADFMLANSSITSIQGIKSLIDKGPEEVLNSEDPFIYFIVNTKDRKVELQSYVKEIAAREGTYTQLLGRALFEVYGTSIPPDATFTLRISDGVVVGFPYNGTYAPPITTFHGMYDRYYGFGKEFPWSLPERWQNPPAEFDLGTPFNFVSTNDIIGGNSGSPVINKDAQIVGLAFDGNIESLPGNFIFTTEENRTVSVHSAGMFEAIQDLYKNKRLSEELKSGNIYVEPPKVEEKKETKTKTTKKKK; from the coding sequence ATGAAAAATTACCAATCAAAATTTGTGTTAAGAATTGTATCACTGGTTACAATTGTACTCTTTGCCGTTTACCCGATAAATACATTCGGTCAAAACGATGGACAAAGCTGGCTTAATCTTGATACAGTTAAAGCCGGAAAATTTGATACGGGGAGAATGTGGACGTTTGAATTTCCTCCGCTGGATTATTTTGAGGATGAATACAATTTCCGTCCAACAGACGAATGGCTTGATAATGTAAGAATGGCAGCATTGCGATTTGCAAATTACTGTTCAGCATCATTTATTTCAGCAGACGGGTTAGTAATGACTAACCATCACTGCGGAAGAACGAGTATAACCCAGGTTAATAAAGAAGGTGAGGACCTTCATACAAATGGATTTATAGCTGCCACACTGGAAGAAGAAAGACCTGTGCCTGGTTTATATGTGGATCAGCTTGTACTCATCAAAGATGTAACAGAAGAAGTACATAATGCTATTGATAAGGGTGCTGATGATGCTGAAAGAGCAGCAAATGAGAAATCAATAATCACTGAAATTCAAAACAGGGAAAAAGATAAATCAGGATTAAAAATATCTGTTGTAAAACTTTTTAACGGCGGAAAATATTCACTGTACGGATATAAAACGTATAATGACGTAAGGCTTGTTTTCGCGCCTGAAACACAACTTGGATTTTTCGGCGGCGATCCCGACAACTTTACATATCCACGGTATAATATGGATTGCACTTTCTTCAGAGTATATGATGAGGAAGGAAAACCATTAAAGACAGAACACTATTTCAAATGGAGTCCTAACGGTGCCGCTCCTGGTGAAGCAGTATTTGTTGTAGGCAACCCGGGTTCAACTGCAAGATTAAATACTGTTGCACAGCTGGAATACCAACGTGACTATCAATATCCAGCAACACTAAATCTTCTTAATGATCTGGTCGCAATTTATTCACAGTTAATGGAAGAAAGTCCGGATAAGAAAGAGGAACTGCAGGACCAGGTATTTAGTTTTGCTAATTCACAAAAAGCTTATGGCGGTATCTTAAAGGGATTAAGAGACCCTGTCTTGATGCAGAAGAAAAGAGATTTTGAGAACCAGTTTAAAGAAGCAGTTTTCAACAATGAAGAACTGAACGAAAAATATGGAATGGTATGGGAGAATATTGAAAGTACACGCGGAGAGATGAGAGAAATTTCAAATGAATATGGGGCAATTAATCTGAATAAGTTCACATCTTCGGGTTATTTCTTTACTGCACAAAGTATAGTAGATCTTGCTGAACAGTTAATGCTTCCTGAAGAAGAAAGATCGGTTGCTTATAAAGACGGAGAATTGGAAACAACGATTGAAACGATGATCCCGGAGGATTTTGATCCTCACCTGAATCACCTGATGCTGGTAAAACAGATTGACAGAATGATTGGATTGCTTGGTATGGATCACCCTCTTGTTGAAAAGATGACTGAGGGACGAAGAGGTAAGGAAGCTGCCGATTTTATGTTAGCTAACTCTTCAATAACAAGTATTCAAGGGATTAAATCTCTCATTGATAAAGGACCTGAAGAAGTACTTAACTCAGAAGATCCGTTTATTTATTTTATAGTTAATACCAAGGATAGAAAAGTAGAGCTTCAGAGTTACGTTAAAGAAATAGCTGCGCGTGAAGGAACCTACACACAACTTCTCGGCAGAGCTTTATTTGAAGTTTACGGCACATCAATTCCACCTGATGCAACATTCACATTAAGAATTTCAGATGGTGTCGTAGTAGGTTTCCCGTACAACGGAACTTACGCTCCGCCGATTACAACTTTCCATGGAATGTATGACAGGTATTACGGATTCGGTAAAGAATTTCCGTGGAGTTTACCTGAAAGATGGCAAAACCCACCGGCAGAGTTTGATCTTGGAACTCCTTTTAACTTTGTTTCAACTAATGATATCATCGGTGGAAATTCTGGCAGCCCGGTAATTAATAAAGATGCACAGATTGTAGGACTCGCATTTGATGGTAATATAGAAAGTCTTCCGGGTAACTTTATTTTTACAACCGAAGAGAACAGAACAGTATCTGTTCATTCAGCAGGTATGTTTGAAGCAATTCAGGATCTGTATAAAAATAAAAGATTAAGTGAAGAACTTAAATCCGGAAATATTTATGTAGAGCCTCCTAAAGTAGAAGAGAAAAAAGAAACCAAGACAAAAACTACAAAGAAGAAAAAGTAG
- a CDS encoding phosphomannomutase produces the protein MDRINCFKAYDIRGKVPSELNVDLAYKIGRTYATYLNASSILIGRDVRKTSPELAEALSKGLNDAGCDVIDLGLCGTEMIYFGTPFLNADGGIMITASHNPPEYNGLKFVKRGSVPVGYDSGLNDIEKKILNDELGPLSGKRGKVIPKDILKDFIDNLKMFYDPKKIKPFKVVVNAGNGCVGPALDAIEGNLPIKMIKVFHEPDSNFPNGVPNPLLVENRQSTTDAMKKHNADLGVAWDGDYDRCFFFDEKGNFIEGYYIVGLLAKSILKTNPGENIVHDPRLTWNTLEVVKKSGGVAVQSPSGHAYIKQKMREVNAIYGGEMSAHHYFRDNAYSDSGMIPFLLIMQLMSEENKTLGQLVEEMIAAYPCSGEINSTIADPAGKIKEIEGKYSDGKKDMTDGVSVEYPDWRFNLRMSNTEPILRLNVESKGSINLMEEKTKELLGIIRK, from the coding sequence ATGGACAGGATTAATTGCTTCAAAGCCTATGATATAAGGGGCAAAGTACCATCAGAATTAAATGTCGATCTTGCTTATAAGATCGGAAGAACTTATGCAACCTATCTGAACGCTTCATCAATATTGATTGGCAGAGATGTTAGAAAAACATCCCCCGAATTAGCCGAAGCACTTTCTAAAGGATTAAATGATGCCGGCTGCGATGTTATTGATCTTGGACTTTGCGGTACAGAAATGATTTACTTCGGAACTCCCTTCTTAAATGCTGATGGCGGAATAATGATCACCGCAAGTCACAATCCGCCAGAATACAACGGGTTGAAGTTTGTTAAACGCGGTTCAGTTCCGGTTGGCTATGACTCAGGTTTAAACGATATCGAAAAGAAAATTTTAAATGATGAGCTTGGACCTTTAAGCGGTAAAAGAGGAAAAGTAATTCCAAAAGATATTCTTAAAGATTTTATCGATAACCTTAAAATGTTTTATGACCCCAAAAAGATAAAACCATTTAAAGTTGTGGTAAATGCCGGAAACGGTTGCGTGGGACCAGCGCTCGATGCAATTGAAGGAAATCTTCCCATCAAAATGATAAAAGTTTTTCACGAACCTGATTCAAATTTCCCGAATGGAGTTCCCAATCCCCTGCTTGTTGAGAACAGGCAATCAACAACTGACGCAATGAAAAAACATAATGCTGATCTTGGTGTTGCATGGGATGGTGACTATGACCGATGTTTTTTCTTTGATGAAAAAGGAAATTTTATTGAAGGTTATTATATAGTCGGGCTTCTTGCAAAATCGATTTTAAAAACTAATCCCGGTGAAAATATTGTTCACGATCCGCGTCTTACCTGGAACACTCTAGAGGTAGTCAAAAAAAGCGGCGGAGTCGCTGTTCAATCACCAAGCGGACATGCTTATATCAAACAGAAGATGAGAGAAGTGAATGCTATTTACGGTGGAGAAATGTCCGCGCATCATTATTTCAGAGATAATGCTTACTCTGACAGCGGTATGATTCCCTTCCTGCTAATTATGCAATTGATGTCTGAAGAGAACAAAACTCTTGGTCAGCTTGTTGAAGAGATGATCGCGGCTTATCCCTGTTCCGGAGAAATTAATTCAACAATAGCTGATCCTGCGGGTAAGATAAAAGAGATTGAAGGGAAATATTCCGATGGTAAAAAAGATATGACTGATGGAGTCAGTGTTGAATATCCTGACTGGCGATTTAATCTCCGTATGTCCAACACAGAACCTATACTCCGGTTAAATGTTGAAAGTAAGGGAAGTATTAATTTGATGGAAGAGAAGACAAAGGAATTGTTGGGGATAATAAGGAAGTAA